The following proteins are co-located in the Besnoitia besnoiti strain Bb-Ger1 chromosome Unknown contig00007, whole genome shotgun sequence genome:
- a CDS encoding zinc knuckle domain-containing protein (encoded by transcript BESB_075380), with translation MSMEQLMALVPLEAALAGKEKGGRKSRWERPKPKKKGVSKWGPVDDKDFLPPPYVDLPVGMTAPQMDRFLREQRFDELQRKLAAGDYEFGDPDIRPPSPPPIYDRNGSRINTRDVRVKSAMQAEQQRLTEFMVKHLPGFVPPPDWKPAKKVRRIEIPLDKYPDYNFMGIIIGPRGCNHKRLEAESGTTISVRGRGTQKEGKRDHQTEEEASMPMHVHICGDTEEAVEKALALIEPLLDPLHPAHEEFKKRGLEQLALVNGVNYSDLEARRCPVCQGAGHTAQDCPDAQELQPFKKPEVEYRKMMSELTGDSTLDGLDDPSLARSPEDPGSQLRGSPYASSTPNAPNAATPPPGVSPPSSYDRHSSSPSPYSAHGMRGPGGRIGGPSGVPPPPPMSGAGDSRPGGFGVGPVRGRPGLGYSGRGAGGRGGRDEEGDKEAFMRRGGNEFWRDNLRGGEGDFGGNGPRPWGRGGGAGGPVGRGMGVYPEVIMPPMGMPGMHPPWGGMPPPGMMGPPMGPPGGPDGGGPGGACRSRMGSATGGNVPPNFAWGSGPFSGHFPPPMWGPGSSGGQMGPSGSSAGGGFPMNGVGALSSSASDAGGSTGAASQGPGGPFMSPWGFGAPGAGPGGGASGAGTGAPLPMAPAGAPPPAPDVDDRDDDNMDMND, from the exons ATGTCGATGGAGCAACTGATGGCGCTGGtgccgctggaggcggcgcttgcgGGCAAGGAGAAGGGCGGCAGAAAATCTCGATGGGAGAGGCCGAAACCAAAAAAAAAGGGTGTTTCCAAGTGGGGCCCTGTGGAC GACAAGGActtccttccgccgccgtaTGTGGATCTCCCCGTGGGCATGACGGCTCCGCAGATGGACCGTTTTCTCCGCGAACAGCGCTTCGAtgagctgcagaggaaactcGCCGCGGGTGATTACGAGTTCGGCGACCCAGACATCCGACcaccgtcgcctccgcccatCTACGACCGGAACGGAAGTCGTATCAACACGCGCGACGTCAG AGTGAAGTCTGCAATGCAggccgagcagcagcgcctgacGGAGTTCATGGTCAAGCACCTTCCAGGCTTCGTCCCGCCGCCCGACTGGaagccggcgaagaaggtTCGCCGCATCGAGATCCCCCTCGACAAG TATCCAGACTACAACTTCATGGGAATTATTATTgggccgcgaggctgcaACCACAAGCGCCTGGAGGCTGAGAGCGGCACGACGATTTCCGTCAGAGGACGAGGCACGCAG AAAGAAGGCAAGCGCGACCAccagacggaggaggaggcgtcgaTGCCGATGCACGTCCACATCTGCGGAgacacagaggaggcggtggAG AAAGCCCTCGCGCTGATTGAGCCTCTCTTGGATCCTCTCCACCCTGCCCACGAGGAATTCAAGAAGCGCGGCCTGGAGCAGCTCGCGCTGGTTAACGGTGTGAACTACTCCGatctcgaggcgcgccgctgccccgtTTGCCAGGGGGCTGGACACACAG CCCAAGACTGTCCGgacgcgcaggagctgcagccgtTCAAGAAACCCGAGGTG GAGTACCGCAAAATGATGAGCGAGTTGACCGGTGACTCGACTCTGGATGGCTTGGACGACccgtcgctggcgcggagCCCAGAGGACCCAGggtcgcagctgcgcgggtCTCCGTacgcctcctcgacgccgaaTGCGCCCAACGCTGCGACACCTCCTCCAggcgtctctcctccctcgtccTACGACCGGCactcgtcttcgccctcgccctaCTCGGCTCACGGAATGCGCGGGCCTGGGGGTCGCATAGGCGGACCCAGCGGggtcccgccgccgccgcccatgtccggcgcgggagacagcAGGCCAGGGGGCTTCGGCGTCGGGCCCGTGCGGGGCAGGCCCGGGCTGGGATACAGCGGTCGAGGTGCGGGcggccgaggaggcagagacgaagagggcgacaAAGAGGCCTTCATGCGGAGGGGCGGAAACGAGTTCTGGAGAGACAACctcagaggaggagagggcgactTTGGAGGAAACGGGCCGAGGCCTTGGGGCAGAGGGGGAGGAGCCGGAGGACCGGTTGGACGTGGCATGGGCGTCTATCCCGAGGTGATAATGCCTCCGATGGGGATGCCGG GAATGCATCCGCCGTGGGGAGGCATGCCCCCCCCGGGCATGATGGGGCCACCCATGGGCCCCCCTGGTGGACCCGACGGTGGCGGAccaggaggcgcctgccggAGTCGAA TGGGTAGCGCCACGGGCGGGAATGTTCCGCCAAACTTTGCTTGGGGTTCGGGCCCGTTTTCAGGCCACTTTCCGCCCCCAATGTGGGGGCCAGGATCGTCAGGGGGGCAGATGGGGCCCTCGGGTTCATCTGCAGGAGGTGGGTTCCCGATGAACGGAGTGGGTGCGTTGTCGAGCAGCGCAAGCGACGCCGGTGGCAGcaccggcgcggcgagccaggGCCCCGGAGGACCGTTCATGAGTCCGTGGGGGTTCGGCGCTCCGGGCGCGGGTCCTGGTGGCGGCGCAAGTGGCGCAGGCACGGGGGCACCTCTCCCGATGGCGCCGGCTGGGGCTCCACCTCCCGCACCCGATGTTGACGATAGAGATGACGACAACATGGACATGAATGACTGA